In the genome of Taurinivorans muris, one region contains:
- the dprA gene encoding DNA-processing protein DprA: MNALDRLTGQAKKEFWASLALRYCGGMSPRLSAKLLRHYGSAYQAYECLSSKQALANIDTFAQKIPSAARTCLKNGTWRGKALQEWQDARKIDCEIVLWTDYRYPLALKQIIDAPPFFYARGDSALLSSPALAVVGSRKASWQSEAKAEEIARELSGLGIVIVSGMALGIDRSAHKGALEAQGKTIAVLGTGIDVVYPQKHEELYHSIAEHGLLISEFPPFAQASARNFPVRNRLITGISEGVLIVEAALKSGSLITARLALEQNKNVYVCRPLTEKHSLGGQKLLEEGALLVDDSYAIVADLVPYLSLQYENLLKNSSGKNSAEKRNISDNTALPIRNENSLERGAEKSLAAEHSAKNGTGEENSVKSAQIKNEDLPQERSGTNNARQETHIYPVPSDKKKNKARLLLARPKADEELMPMSLDFGEMARHILMKENPAKKLGSKKKSASSATPATPATLAIPAPKKKEKRRILQSDNPIVRILAKNGALSADEIMRFLQSGQAETDMAALSSELLLLEVEGAIIKEAGARYRVYDE, translated from the coding sequence ATGAACGCTCTTGATAGGCTGACCGGGCAAGCCAAAAAGGAATTTTGGGCTAGCCTTGCTTTGCGCTATTGCGGGGGAATGAGTCCCCGTTTATCGGCAAAGCTGCTGCGGCATTACGGGTCTGCCTATCAGGCGTATGAATGTTTGTCTTCAAAACAGGCTCTTGCCAATATCGATACGTTCGCCCAAAAAATTCCATCAGCTGCCCGCACGTGTCTTAAGAACGGCACATGGCGCGGAAAAGCTTTGCAGGAATGGCAGGACGCCCGCAAGATTGATTGCGAAATTGTTTTGTGGACGGATTACCGTTATCCGCTTGCATTAAAACAGATTATCGATGCGCCGCCTTTTTTTTACGCAAGAGGCGACAGTGCTTTGCTTTCTTCGCCCGCCCTCGCCGTTGTCGGCTCAAGAAAAGCTTCTTGGCAAAGCGAAGCAAAAGCAGAGGAAATAGCAAGGGAATTGTCCGGTCTAGGCATTGTCATTGTTTCCGGAATGGCTCTCGGCATTGACCGGTCAGCCCATAAAGGGGCTTTGGAAGCGCAGGGAAAAACCATTGCGGTTCTAGGCACCGGCATTGATGTTGTCTATCCGCAAAAGCATGAGGAATTATATCACAGCATAGCCGAACACGGGCTTTTAATCAGTGAGTTTCCACCTTTTGCGCAGGCGAGTGCACGAAATTTTCCTGTCAGAAACAGGCTTATCACCGGTATTTCGGAGGGCGTCCTCATTGTTGAGGCGGCTTTGAAAAGCGGCAGTTTGATAACAGCCCGTCTTGCTTTGGAGCAAAATAAGAATGTTTATGTTTGCCGTCCCTTGACGGAAAAACACAGCCTCGGCGGACAAAAACTGCTTGAAGAGGGTGCTTTGCTTGTTGATGACAGTTATGCCATTGTTGCGGATTTAGTGCCTTATTTGTCCTTGCAGTATGAAAATCTGTTAAAAAACTCTTCGGGAAAAAACAGTGCCGAAAAACGAAATATCAGCGATAATACAGCGTTGCCGATACGAAATGAAAACAGCTTGGAACGCGGCGCAGAAAAAAGCTTGGCTGCGGAACATTCCGCAAAAAACGGTACAGGCGAAGAAAATTCTGTAAAAAGCGCCCAAATAAAAAACGAAGATTTGCCTCAGGAGCGGAGCGGTACGAATAATGCGCGGCAGGAAACGCATATTTATCCCGTACCGTCAGACAAGAAAAAAAATAAGGCCCGTTTATTGCTTGCCCGTCCTAAAGCCGACGAGGAACTCATGCCCATGTCCCTTGATTTCGGGGAAATGGCGCGGCATATTTTGATGAAAGAAAATCCTGCAAAAAAGCTCGGTTCCAAGAAAAAGAGCGCTTCTTCTGCGACTCCCGCGACTCCCGCAACCCTCGCAATACCCGCGCCCAAAAAGAAAGAAAAAAGGCGGATACTTCAAAGCGATAATCCCATTGTGCGGATATTGGCGAAAAACGGGGCGTTATCCGCTGACGAAATCATGCGGTTTTTGCAGTCTGGACAAGCGGAAACGGATATGGCGGCGCTCTCATCCGAACTTTTGCTATTGGAAGTTGAAGGCGCAATAATCAAAGAAGCAGGGGCGAGGTATAGGGTTTATGATGAATAA